The proteins below come from a single Chthoniobacterales bacterium genomic window:
- a CDS encoding aspartate aminotransferase family protein, whose protein sequence is MTTQTDLSRSAALYERALKVLPGGVSRNAILRGNHPTYVEYGKGCRVTDLDGVTRIDFSNNMASLIHGHACPEIVDAVTEQMTRGTAFMMGTEIEVRYAEHLCSRNRSFEKMRFMNSGTEAIMVALKAARAFTGRPKIAKAEGAYHGVYDYAEVSQGSTPATWGGIDHPRSVPLVHGTPESALKDVVVFPFNDTERTLAILDEHASDLACVLIDLMPHRVGLCPADVEFVTALREWSARHGVLLVFDEVITFRAEHAGLQARYGVTPDLTALGKIIGGGFPIGAVAGRAEVMDVLNPQSPRYVFPHSGTFTANPISMTAGMAAMLKFDKPAVARLNALTDRARNGIEGAIRATGAPASVTGAGSMFLVHMKQTPPRNYREAYPTPDESRRLRALLDHLFNEGCSIISSGACTFSTPMTEAEIDTLVGAFKSGFGKLASMG, encoded by the coding sequence ATGACCACGCAAACCGACCTCTCGCGCAGCGCCGCCCTCTACGAGCGGGCCCTCAAAGTCCTTCCCGGCGGCGTCAGCCGCAACGCCATCCTGCGGGGGAATCACCCGACCTACGTTGAATACGGCAAGGGCTGCCGCGTGACCGACCTCGATGGCGTCACGCGCATCGACTTCTCCAATAACATGGCGTCCCTGATCCACGGCCACGCCTGCCCCGAGATCGTCGATGCGGTGACGGAGCAGATGACCCGCGGCACCGCGTTCATGATGGGAACCGAGATCGAGGTGCGCTATGCCGAGCACTTGTGCAGCCGCAACCGCTCGTTCGAGAAGATGCGCTTCATGAACTCGGGCACGGAGGCGATCATGGTCGCGCTGAAGGCGGCCCGCGCATTTACCGGGCGGCCGAAGATCGCCAAGGCCGAGGGCGCCTACCACGGCGTCTACGACTACGCCGAGGTGAGCCAGGGCTCCACGCCGGCGACCTGGGGCGGCATCGACCATCCGCGCAGCGTTCCGCTGGTGCACGGCACACCCGAGTCCGCGCTCAAGGACGTCGTTGTCTTTCCGTTCAACGACACCGAGCGCACGCTGGCGATCCTGGACGAACACGCCAGCGACCTCGCGTGCGTATTGATCGATCTGATGCCGCACCGCGTCGGCTTGTGTCCGGCGGATGTCGAGTTCGTGACCGCGCTCCGCGAGTGGTCCGCGCGCCACGGAGTGCTGTTGGTGTTCGATGAAGTCATCACGTTCAGGGCCGAGCACGCCGGCTTGCAAGCGCGCTACGGCGTCACGCCCGACCTGACCGCGCTGGGCAAGATTATCGGCGGTGGATTTCCCATTGGCGCCGTCGCCGGCCGCGCCGAAGTCATGGATGTGCTCAACCCGCAGTCGCCCCGCTACGTGTTTCCGCACTCCGGAACATTCACGGCCAACCCGATCAGCATGACCGCGGGCATGGCGGCGATGCTGAAGTTCGACAAACCCGCGGTGGCGCGCCTTAACGCGCTGACCGATCGGGCCAGGAACGGCATCGAAGGCGCGATCCGCGCGACGGGCGCGCCCGCGAGCGTCACCGGGGCGGGCTCGATGTTCCTGGTGCACATGAAGCAGACGCCGCCACGAAATTACCGCGAGGCGTACCCAACGCCCGACGAGTCGCGCCGACTCAGGGCGTTGCTCGATCATCTGTTCAACGAAGGTTGCAGCATCATCAGCTCGGGTGCGTGCACATTCTCCACGCCGATGACCGAAGCGGAGATCGACACGCTGGTGGGGGCGTTCAAGTCCGGCTTCGGAAAGCTGGCTTCGATGGGCTGA
- a CDS encoding DUF433 domain-containing protein, whose protein sequence is MLDWTACTAVERSPEKVSGAWLFRGTRVPVKTLFENLEDGATVDQFLEWFPGVTRAQALAVLEFAEASLATV, encoded by the coding sequence ATGCTTGACTGGACGGCGTGCACGGCTGTCGAACGATCCCCTGAGAAGGTGAGCGGAGCGTGGCTCTTTCGGGGAACACGTGTGCCGGTGAAAACGTTGTTCGAGAATCTGGAGGACGGAGCGACGGTCGACCAGTTTCTGGAATGGTTTCCCGGCGTCACCCGCGCGCAGGCGCTCGCGGTCCTCGAGTTTGCGGAAGCGAGCCTCGCGACAGTCTGA
- a CDS encoding C2H2-type zinc finger protein has translation MPTVGWIQESASDRYWEAHSQTAVGFRSPPPKYPCTQCGKKFDSADELRRHFHVSHPLELPALYIWRKPLLQESVLRSPIREQEVEIVQCSRCELQVNGGAWANLAVAKVAQELTKPRDATWKLRLIHERAFDNAATKEEYRLRFRIPDEDDLAKVDQLFTETLLVDDLRHADLATFHARLRFPPAANEYGAALGNYVLGILIKEGYAPSNAGVAFERFAESMKEALAVLSAFQRPVAAAVSGCIRFNLNDFSADATYGSAEIDGGLMFFHQIIANETTSLTAQSKAEAAVCRPICPVDEGTHLLLTSCERLRTREQLTLPELQQLTQLLSREKTISEQDLGKLHVICAEGYIRASRRDLAVPHLHAVQFSWPFAEWAQRHLDYV, from the coding sequence ATGCCAACAGTCGGCTGGATACAAGAGAGTGCGAGCGACAGATACTGGGAGGCGCATTCGCAGACTGCGGTCGGATTTCGGAGCCCACCGCCTAAATATCCCTGCACTCAGTGCGGTAAGAAATTCGATTCAGCAGACGAATTGCGTCGGCATTTCCACGTTAGCCATCCGCTCGAACTGCCGGCTCTGTACATTTGGCGTAAGCCGTTGCTGCAAGAGTCTGTGCTGCGAAGTCCGATTCGTGAGCAGGAGGTGGAAATTGTTCAATGCTCCCGCTGCGAGCTCCAAGTTAACGGCGGTGCGTGGGCTAACCTCGCGGTGGCCAAGGTTGCACAAGAACTGACCAAGCCGCGAGACGCCACGTGGAAGCTTCGATTAATTCATGAGCGTGCCTTTGATAACGCAGCGACAAAGGAAGAATACCGACTTCGTTTCCGCATTCCAGACGAAGACGACTTGGCGAAGGTGGATCAGTTGTTTACGGAAACGCTACTCGTGGACGACTTGCGGCATGCGGATCTGGCAACCTTCCACGCGCGCTTGCGATTTCCGCCAGCAGCTAATGAATACGGGGCAGCACTGGGCAATTATGTGCTTGGGATTTTGATCAAGGAGGGCTACGCCCCGTCCAACGCAGGAGTTGCCTTCGAGCGGTTTGCCGAATCCATGAAGGAGGCGCTTGCTGTACTTAGCGCGTTTCAGCGGCCGGTGGCCGCAGCCGTATCCGGCTGCATCCGATTTAATCTCAACGATTTTTCGGCCGATGCGACATACGGTTCAGCTGAAATCGATGGGGGCTTAATGTTTTTTCACCAGATCATCGCTAACGAGACGACATCGCTAACAGCGCAATCAAAAGCGGAGGCTGCCGTTTGCAGGCCAATCTGTCCCGTGGACGAAGGGACACATCTGCTTCTGACAAGCTGCGAACGGCTTCGAACAAGGGAACAGCTAACACTGCCCGAACTACAACAGCTCACGCAGCTTTTGAGTCGCGAAAAAACAATAAGCGAGCAGGACCTCGGTAAACTGCACGTCATATGTGCTGAAGGCTACATCCGCGCATCGCGACGGGATCTAGCCGTTCCGCATCTTCACGCTGTCCAGTTTTCATGGCCCTTCGCTGAGTGGGCGCAACGTCATCTTGATTATGTCTGA
- a CDS encoding 3-oxoacid CoA-transferase subunit B, which translates to MTKPPVIGRTREEMAERLAQDIPNGSYVNLGIGIPELVARFVPAGRTLIYHTENGMLGMGPAPKPGEGDPELINAGKQQVTALPGAAYFHHADSFAMIRGGHLDLCVLGALQVAQNGDLANWSTGEPDAIPAVGGAMDLVAGVKSIFVITQHCTREGEAKLVQKCSYPLTGVAVVNRIYTDLAVIEVTPNGFRLVELSPGIDFDFVQERTAAPLLRNPEPIEAG; encoded by the coding sequence ATGACGAAGCCGCCAGTGATCGGGCGAACGCGCGAGGAGATGGCGGAGCGCCTGGCGCAGGACATTCCCAACGGCTCGTATGTGAACCTGGGCATTGGCATTCCGGAGCTGGTCGCCAGGTTCGTGCCGGCGGGCCGCACGCTGATCTACCACACAGAAAATGGCATGCTCGGCATGGGCCCCGCGCCCAAGCCCGGCGAAGGCGATCCCGAGCTGATCAATGCGGGCAAACAACAAGTGACGGCGCTGCCGGGCGCCGCCTACTTTCATCACGCGGACAGCTTCGCCATGATCCGCGGCGGCCACCTGGACCTTTGCGTGCTCGGCGCGCTCCAGGTCGCGCAGAACGGCGATCTGGCCAACTGGTCCACGGGTGAGCCCGACGCCATCCCCGCAGTCGGCGGCGCCATGGACCTGGTCGCGGGCGTGAAATCGATCTTCGTCATAACCCAGCATTGCACCAGGGAAGGCGAGGCGAAACTCGTGCAAAAGTGCTCCTATCCGCTGACGGGAGTCGCCGTCGTGAACCGCATCTACACCGATCTGGCCGTGATCGAAGTCACGCCGAACGGATTTCGGCTCGTCGAACTGAGCCCCGGTATCGATTTCGATTTTGTGCAGGAGCGCACCGCTGCGCCTCTGCTTCGCAACCCAGAACCGATCGAAGCAGGCTGA
- a CDS encoding 3-oxoacid CoA-transferase subunit A translates to MIDKRVASAAEAVSDIFDGATIMFGGFGEAGSPIELIHALIDQGATNLTMISNNCGSGQVGLAALLKAGRVSKVVCSFPRTANSTVFPELYRSGRTKLELVPQGTLAERIRAGGAGIPAFYTPSAVGTPLAEGKECREFGGRKYVLEHGIRADFSLIKGRVADTHGNILYSKTARNFGPPMAMAGKVTIVQVAEVVEPGKLDPESIVTPGIFVDRVVAIAKPAHESELVAAGASYP, encoded by the coding sequence ATGATCGACAAGCGGGTGGCGAGCGCGGCCGAGGCTGTCTCGGACATTTTCGACGGCGCCACGATCATGTTCGGTGGTTTCGGCGAAGCGGGCAGTCCGATCGAGCTCATCCACGCGCTGATCGACCAGGGCGCCACGAATCTGACGATGATCAGCAACAACTGCGGCAGCGGCCAGGTCGGCCTCGCGGCGCTGCTCAAGGCGGGCCGGGTTTCCAAGGTCGTTTGTTCGTTTCCGCGCACCGCCAACTCGACCGTCTTCCCGGAGCTCTACCGAAGCGGGCGCACGAAATTGGAATTGGTTCCTCAGGGAACGCTCGCGGAGCGCATCCGCGCCGGCGGAGCTGGAATCCCGGCGTTCTACACGCCGTCCGCGGTGGGAACGCCGCTGGCGGAAGGCAAGGAATGCCGGGAATTCGGCGGCAGAAAGTACGTGCTTGAGCACGGCATTCGCGCGGACTTTTCTCTCATCAAGGGGCGGGTCGCCGACACCCACGGCAACATCCTCTATAGCAAGACAGCGCGAAACTTCGGCCCGCCCATGGCGATGGCGGGCAAGGTTACGATCGTCCAGGTCGCCGAGGTCGTCGAGCCGGGCAAGCTGGACCCCGAGTCGATCGTCACGCCCGGCATCTTCGTGGATCGCGTCGTGGCCATCGCCAAGCCGGCCCACGAATCGGAACTCGTCGCGGCAGGAGCGTCGTACCCATGA
- a CDS encoding DUF5615 family PIN-like protein codes for MRVLFDQGTPVPLRTHLAAHDVVTAFEAGWAELSNGELLNAAEAQFDVLLTTDKQLRYQQKLTGRRIAIVVLPHASWPKLEPHAAEIAAAVAATHPGSYTEI; via the coding sequence GTGCGTGTTCTTTTTGATCAAGGGACGCCGGTGCCACTGCGCACGCACTTGGCAGCGCATGATGTCGTAACGGCCTTCGAAGCGGGTTGGGCTGAGCTTTCGAATGGCGAGTTGCTCAACGCTGCGGAAGCGCAGTTTGATGTGTTGCTGACAACGGACAAGCAACTGCGCTATCAACAGAAGCTGACCGGCAGGCGAATCGCCATCGTGGTGCTACCGCACGCGAGCTGGCCGAAGTTGGAGCCACACGCGGCCGAAATCGCAGCCGCGGTGGCTGCGACGCACCCCGGCAGCTATACCGAGATTTGA
- a CDS encoding IS3 family transposase gives MSGQYKVAWLCEALLVSRSGYYHWVERRRQPGPRAVETIALRARIRHEFARSRQTYGSPRLAQALGCPGRRNRIARLMRAERLFARQRSKYRPRTTDSQHGGPIAPNRLQNLTVRRPDHVWVTDATCILTAQGWLYLVAVLDVCTRRVVGWAMHQRLDAHLVIAALRMALLQRRPTSALIVHSDRGMQFASAAYRQVLAEHGLVASMSRKGNCYDNAFIESFWSSLKYEVVYHQRFATLAEARLAIFNYIETFYNRVRLHSSLAYRSPIVFESQLNQKN, from the coding sequence ATGAGCGGCCAATACAAGGTAGCGTGGCTCTGTGAAGCGCTCCTGGTCTCGCGCAGTGGCTATTACCACTGGGTTGAGCGCCGGCGCCAGCCGGGTCCACGCGCAGTGGAAACCATTGCTTTGCGCGCGCGCATTCGACACGAGTTTGCGCGCAGTCGCCAGACCTATGGCAGTCCTCGGCTGGCCCAGGCGCTGGGCTGTCCCGGTCGGCGCAATCGCATCGCCCGTCTCATGCGCGCAGAACGGCTCTTCGCCCGGCAACGCTCCAAGTATCGGCCGCGGACAACCGACAGCCAGCACGGCGGTCCGATCGCTCCCAACCGTTTGCAAAACCTTACCGTGCGCCGTCCCGATCACGTCTGGGTTACCGATGCCACTTGCATCCTGACCGCCCAAGGCTGGCTCTATCTGGTCGCCGTCCTCGATGTCTGCACCCGGCGCGTCGTTGGCTGGGCCATGCATCAACGCCTCGATGCCCACCTGGTTATTGCCGCCCTGCGCATGGCGCTGCTCCAGCGCCGCCCCACCAGCGCCCTCATCGTCCACTCAGACCGCGGAATGCAATTTGCCAGCGCCGCTTACCGCCAGGTCCTCGCCGAGCACGGTCTGGTCGCTTCTATGAGTCGCAAGGGCAACTGTTACGACAACGCCTTCATCGAAAGCTTCTGGAGCAGCCTCAAATACGAAGTCGTCTATCATCAGCGCTTCGCCACCCTGGCCGAGGCGCGCCTTGCCATCTTCAACTACATCGAGACCTTTTATAACCGCGTTCGCCTCCACTCCAGTCTTGCTTACCGCAGTCCCATTGTCTTTGAATCCCAACTAAACCAAAAGAATTGA
- a CDS encoding Hsp70 family protein has translation MAATFGLDFGTTNSVATVIGIDPETGQLAPRPLLGPDDRPHPSVVWYSGSEPVVGRAAMDQLSNLGLGVFGDIVRSPKMFLGSPTGIFVGGVTRQAGEISSDVLKYLRADALNRGFRGNTFEAAVFTIPVTMRGQARIELRQAAQQAGIRIHQFVHEPLAALYGYLRPHPNFREEVANLERRLVLVFDWGGGTLDLTLCQMKDGVLTQVFNAGDSGIGGDQFDSRLRQLVRDRHQQQHPDADWSRIQPSAESRLLKACEDAKIALSERASSAILVRDVLTGTGAGNDVRLEITKDELEHAVRDLIVRGLSKIESLLDLAGVNRGAVEFCLATGGMVQMPAIQEGLREIFGLARLRLVSNAATVISEGAAWIAHDDIPLKLAKPLELLHADNTYLQIIDSGTSLPVDGTVIQQRIDMYCVDPSDGFAKFLFARPKWPDRSSHGDERVPYTHLTLPVDRNSPPLRERLKVEVTIDHNLVAELRALSTMRESINEARIHDLEFGIGMNMARAKR, from the coding sequence ATGGCTGCAACGTTCGGCTTAGATTTCGGGACAACCAACAGTGTTGCTACGGTCATCGGAATCGATCCGGAAACCGGGCAATTGGCGCCTCGACCCCTTTTGGGCCCCGACGATCGGCCGCATCCGTCAGTCGTGTGGTATAGCGGAAGCGAGCCAGTCGTCGGCCGTGCCGCAATGGATCAACTGAGCAATCTCGGACTCGGCGTTTTCGGCGACATCGTGCGGTCGCCAAAAATGTTTCTCGGGTCGCCGACCGGCATTTTTGTCGGAGGCGTAACCCGACAAGCCGGGGAAATTAGCAGCGACGTGCTCAAATATCTTCGCGCGGATGCGCTGAACCGGGGATTCCGCGGCAATACGTTCGAAGCTGCGGTTTTTACCATTCCAGTCACCATGCGCGGACAGGCCCGCATCGAATTGCGGCAGGCCGCACAACAGGCAGGAATAAGGATTCATCAGTTCGTGCACGAACCGCTTGCCGCGCTGTACGGTTATCTCCGGCCGCACCCGAATTTTCGCGAGGAAGTTGCCAATCTCGAGCGGCGGCTCGTTCTCGTGTTTGATTGGGGAGGTGGGACGCTCGACCTCACGCTCTGTCAGATGAAGGATGGCGTTCTGACGCAGGTTTTCAACGCCGGCGATTCCGGCATAGGCGGCGATCAATTCGACAGTCGGCTACGGCAGCTCGTCCGTGACCGACACCAGCAGCAACATCCCGACGCCGACTGGTCGCGGATTCAACCCAGTGCGGAGTCGCGCTTACTGAAGGCCTGTGAGGATGCAAAAATTGCGCTCTCCGAGCGAGCGAGCTCCGCAATTCTCGTTCGCGATGTTTTGACCGGTACCGGCGCCGGAAACGATGTGAGATTAGAGATTACGAAGGATGAGCTAGAACACGCTGTGCGCGATTTAATCGTCCGCGGTTTGTCGAAGATCGAGTCGCTGCTCGATCTTGCAGGAGTTAACCGCGGTGCGGTGGAATTCTGCCTCGCAACCGGAGGAATGGTGCAAATGCCTGCAATTCAAGAGGGGCTCCGCGAGATCTTCGGCCTTGCGCGACTTCGCCTCGTTTCCAATGCGGCGACGGTAATTTCCGAGGGTGCCGCCTGGATCGCACACGACGACATTCCACTGAAGCTCGCCAAGCCCCTCGAGTTGCTCCACGCCGACAATACGTATCTGCAGATCATTGATTCGGGCACCAGCTTACCGGTGGATGGCACTGTGATTCAGCAACGCATCGACATGTATTGTGTGGATCCTAGCGATGGTTTTGCGAAATTCTTGTTCGCTCGCCCGAAATGGCCGGATCGCTCATCCCACGGCGACGAGAGAGTTCCGTATACTCACCTGACGCTACCCGTTGATCGGAATTCTCCGCCCCTTCGTGAGCGCTTAAAAGTGGAAGTGACGATAGATCACAACCTCGTCGCGGAGCTTCGGGCGCTGTCAACGATGAGAGAGTCGATCAACGAAGCGCGAATTCACGATTTGGAATTTGGAATTGGGATGAATATGGCTCGGGCGAAACGCTAA
- a CDS encoding transposase yields MKTQLSKPTRRPARYTEQYKQDALELWRASGRSAAKVAAELGIRPPLLYRWARTERAPANASSAGQKRLRSVEQLEAEIRRLREENAKLLEQREVLKKSLGILSEVPPRGMPGSSR; encoded by the coding sequence ATGAAAACACAGTTATCGAAGCCAACTCGCAGGCCGGCGAGATATACCGAGCAATATAAGCAGGACGCACTGGAATTATGGCGTGCCAGTGGCCGAAGTGCGGCCAAAGTGGCAGCCGAGCTGGGCATTCGCCCTCCACTGCTCTACCGCTGGGCCCGAACCGAACGCGCCCCAGCCAACGCCTCGTCGGCAGGACAAAAGCGTCTCCGCAGCGTCGAGCAATTGGAGGCGGAGATCCGGCGCTTACGTGAGGAGAACGCCAAACTTTTAGAGCAGCGTGAAGTGTTAAAAAAATCGCTGGGCATCCTCTCCGAAGTGCCGCCCAGAGGTATGCCCGGATCGAGCAGATGA